A genome region from Candidatus Bathyarchaeia archaeon includes the following:
- a CDS encoding zinc ribbon domain-containing protein yields MRSDEEAQSKGHGEELGAGAGAAMVERARESGAAKHRGARRPKSVGDGKFCIHCGAKIPGVARFCIICGRPQ; encoded by the coding sequence ATGCGATCCGATGAGGAGGCTCAATCGAAGGGCCACGGGGAAGAGCTGGGGGCGGGGGCCGGCGCGGCGATGGTCGAGCGGGCGAGAGAGAGCGGGGCGGCAAAGCATAGGGGGGCGAGGAGGCCCAAATCGGTAGGCGATGGGAAGTTCTGCATCCATTGCGGCGCGAAGATCCCTGGCGTCGCTAGGTTCTGCATAATTTGCGGAAGGCCCCAATGA
- a CDS encoding CxxC-x17-CxxC domain-containing protein → MGYERRGFGPRTMYKIKCSDCGAEAEVPFKPTEGRPVYCKECYQNHRKR, encoded by the coding sequence ATGGGTTACGAAAGGCGTGGATTCGGCCCTAGGACTATGTACAAGATAAAGTGCTCGGACTGCGGCGCCGAAGCCGAAGTTCCATTCAAGCCAACAGAGGGAAGGCCGGTCTACTGCAAGGAATGTTATCAAAATCATAGGAAGCGTTGA